In one Alnus glutinosa chromosome 12, dhAlnGlut1.1, whole genome shotgun sequence genomic region, the following are encoded:
- the LOC133883070 gene encoding probable pectinesterase 53, which translates to MASISHLQFSLLLLSLFNVTLASSSRSSDRDGHNKWVSWNINNYRQKAALKGAESIVETSSRGGRNVLDVRLRLAEMNQVIISVCQNGTGDFKTIREALNTIPLNNTRRVILMIKPGVYREKIIIPRAVPFVTFLGDAGDPPTVTGNDTASSTGSNGRPLGTYHSATVAVNANYFVAVNMKFENTAPHEIGSIGGQGVALRISGTKAAFYNCSFYGSQDTLYDHKGMHYFKNCFVQGSVDFIFGYGRSLYENCYLNSTAEKVASLTAQKRTNASLTSGFSFKDCVVTGSGQIYLGRAWGDYSRVVFSYTFLDKIVLPQGWSDWGDQTRDYKVYYGEYKCSGPGANSTGRVPWARMLRDEEAKPFIGTQFIEGDNWLV; encoded by the exons ATGGCTTCCATATCCCATCTCCAATTCAGCCtcttgcttctctctctcttcaatgTCACTTTGGCATCTTCTTCCCGGAGTTCTGATAGAGACGGCCACAACAAATGGGTATCGTGGAACATCAACAATTATCGACAGAAGGCGGCATTGAAAGGCGCAGAATCCATTGTTGAAACATCATCCCGTGGTGGCCGGAATGTTCTTGATGTGAGGCTGAGGCTGGCTGAGATGAACCAAGTGATAATAAGTGTATGTCAAAATGGGACTGGTGATTTCAAGACAATCAGAGAAGCTCTCAACACCATCCCGTTAAACAACACTAGGAGAGTAATCTTGATGATCAAACCAGGCGTTTATAG GGAAAAGATTATCATCCCCAGAGCTGTGCCCTTCGTTACATTTTTAGGGGATGCTGGTGATCCACCAACTGTAACCGGGAATGACACGGCATCGTCGACTGGCAGCAATGGTAGGCCATTAGGGACATATCATAGTGCAACAGTTGCCGTGAATGCAAATTACTTTGTGGCCGTCAACATGAAATTTGAG AACACAGCTCCACATGAAATTGGATCCATTGGAGGACAAGGCGTGGCGCTTCGCATTTCAGGGACGAAGGCTGCATTCTATAACTGCAGTTTCTATGGGAGTCAAGACACACTGTATGATCACAAGGGCATGCACTACTTCAAGAATTGCTTCGTCCAGGGCTCAGTGGACTTCATCTTCGGCTATGGCAGATCCCTTTATGAG AACTGCTATTTAAATTCCACAGCCGAGAAGGTGGCCTCCCTCACAGCCCAAAAGCGCACCAATGCCTCATTGACAAGTGGATTTTCCTTCAAAGATTGTGTGGTAACAGGGAGTGGCCAGATTTACCTTGGTAGAGCATGGGGTGATTATTCCAGGGTCGTTTTCTCATACACTTTCTTGGACAAGATTGTTCTTCCCCAAGGGTGGAGTGATTGGGGCGACCAAACCCGCGATTA TAAAGTGTATTATGGAGAATACAAGTGCAGTGGACCAGGAGCCAACTCCACAGGAAGAGTGCCTTGGGCTCGAATGCTGAGGGATGAAGAGGCCAAGCCTTTTATTGGGACTCAATTTATTGAAGGCGATAATTGGCTCGTATGA
- the LOC133851048 gene encoding gibberellin 2-beta-dioxygenase 2, with protein MVVPSPTPKRTKKTKAVGIPTIDLSLTNRSMLSELLVRACEEFGFFRVVNHGVSKEIVTRMEEEGEEFFSKPATEKQRAGPASPFGYGCKTIGRNGDMGELEYLLLHTNPVSISERSMAVSNDPTKFSDSVNNYVQAVKELACEILDLVAEGLWVRDKCAFSRLIGDVNSDSVLRLNHYPPVNDINDWDPSSKHYQCKNNRIGFGEHSDPQILTILRSNDVGGLQISLKDGLWVPVPPDPREFCVFVGDALQALTNGRFMSVRHRAILMNSVKPRLSTMYFGAPSLNAWIFPLPELVSPQKPSLYKPFTWDEYKKAAYSLRLGDSRLDLFKIHAAHDHKTQ; from the exons ATGGTGGTGCCTTCTCCGACCCCAAAAAGAACGAAGAAAACAAAGGCGGTGGGGATACCAACCATTGATCTTTCTCTCACGAATAGGTCAATGCTATCAGAGCTACTGGTGAGAGCCTGCGAAGAATTTGGTTTCTTCAGAGTGGTTAACCATGGGGTGTCGAAGGAGATAGTGACGAGGATGGAGGAGGAAGGGGAGGAGTTTTTCTCCAAACCGGCGACGGAGAAGCAGCGAGCCGGGCCGGCTAGTCCTTTTGGTTACGGGTGCAAAACCATAGGCCGCAATGGCGATATGGGTGAGCTTGaataccttcttcttcacaCAAACCCTGTCTCTATTTCTGAAAGATCCATGGCTGTCTCCAATGACCCTACGAAATTCAG TGATAGCGTAAATAATTACGTACAAGCAGTCAAGGAACTAGCATGTGAGATTCTTGATCTAGTGGCTGAAGGACTGTGGGTCCGCGACAAGTGCGCCTTCAGTAGGCTCATCGGAGACGTCAATAGTGACTCAGTTCTGAGGCTCAATCACTACCCTCCGGTGAATGATATCAATGATTGGGATCCATCATCAAAACATTATCAGTGTAAAAACAATCGGATAGGATTTGGGGAACATTCTGACCCTCAGATCTTGACCATCTTGCGATCCAACGACGTCGGGGGCCTTCAAATATCTTTGAAGGATGGGTTGTGGGTCCCAGTCCCTCCTGACCCCCGTGAATTCTGTGTTTTCGTTGGTGATGCCCTACAG GCTTTGACGAATGGGAGGTTTATGAGCGTGAGACACAGGGCAATATTGATGAACTCAGTAAAGCCAAGATTGTCGACGATGTACTTTGGGGCTCCGTCCCTTAACGCATGGATCTTTCCGCTGCCGGAGCTGGTGTCGCCGCAAAAACCAAGCCTCTATAAGCCATTCACTTGGGATGAATACAAGAAAGCTGCATACTCCCTCCGATTGGGAGATTCCCGTCTCGACCTCTTCAAGATCCATGCTGCTCATGATCATAAAACtcaatga